In Oncorhynchus gorbuscha isolate QuinsamMale2020 ecotype Even-year linkage group LG03, OgorEven_v1.0, whole genome shotgun sequence, the DNA window GAAAGAGCTTTAAGAGATGCACCATGTAACGTTAACCTTGGAATGCCCGGGTGTTGGCTAATTAGCTCAGGTTCAaactcacaacctttgggttgcttgGCATTCGCTATATTAAATTCATTCAGCCACCCTACTTTCCTTGATGCCTTAACATACTAAATGGATTTTCTCGAATTGACATATAGAATAATAAGAAATGCGCCAAGAACAGATTGCAACAATAACTTTTTAACTACTTTGCAACTATTTCGCATGTTCGCTAACCCTTTACACGCAACTCATAAACGTaaaccctagcctagctaacgttagccatctAGCTAGGATTCGTAACATACATTTTGCAATTCGCAACATTTTGTACGTTTTGCAAATGTTGTTAAATATAATACGATTTTTAACGTTAattgggtgatggacatccacaaacgaatacataccatacgaaacgtaacatgtcatactaaatggagtgtctcgaaatgctctgagaccaggttgcttaCGAGGGGTCTCAAAGCCTAGGTTAGGAACGTCTGCGCCATTTACTCACTTAAAAAGACAGTAGCTTGGAAAAAAAACTTCAATTTGTCCCTCAAGAGAGACTGTACGCAACAACATACAGTAACACTTCATCAATATCTGTCAGACTCAATCTAAGATAAATCAAGAAATATGTCATTCGTTTTTACTTAAAGGTATTAGCCGCGCGACTTTACAGCTAACTAAGACAttatttctcaagtgaaaaaaaTTGCACAAAAACTAGTCTTCTGTCACTGAACGAcaacaaacacttaattgaagaatGACTACTGctgaccaatcaccgacgaagaGGGGTAGACTTCGGCTTCCAAACttcagtttatttattttttatttcacttttatttaactaggcttaagttagttaagaacaaattcttattaacaattAAGGTctacccctgccaaaccctaacccggacgatgctgggccaattgtgtgccgccctatgggactctcaatcacagccggttgtgatactgcctggaattgaaccagggtctgtagtgacgccactagcactgagatgcagtgccttagaccgctgctccactctgGAGCTTGACTCAACAAAAGTGATAAGTGCCATCTGATATCCTTGGGACGTCCATACccaaaacctaaacctaacctcagCCCCTTCCTTCTTCTTTAGTGGGGTTTAACAAGAAGTCTTCAATACTCCATGGAAATTGAAGGCTATTTCGATCATCTAGCTAAAATATAAGCCTATTTTGACTAACAAGCCATGGCAATAGACAATAAAACAATCCTGAAAACATTTTTCTTCTATATCATGGCGGTCCACAAACAATAGTTTaagtgcatgccgccacctactgtgcaaGAATGTACGATCAATCATGATCTGCCCAATTCTGTACTACCATGAAAATAAATTCTAAACTAAATAAATCCCTAACTTCTACCACAACCTCCCCAAAAAACCCTCCCCATATTAAACTGTATCTATGTCATGCTGAAACACTCCACCCTTAGCATTgttcagcatgtcaacaaccatttcaacagtaacatctGTTACCCCCAATATATCTCTTTTGCCATCTCCACAAAAACCTTCAACCTGTTATTTTTGCTTTCCACAACCCAAGTTGTACTGATAATCTTATCAATATAATTCATTATCAAAGTGTCCTTTGACAAGGCACATTCATGAGCACAAGATTTCTGAACAGGCCTCAAAATCATGCCAGGACCATCAGAAGCACCAGCCCCGACTGTAGACCCactacaggtacatccatgtATGCTCCATCAGTCCGCACTGTAGTTCTACCAATCTGTTTTATGGCCTCTGCATACGATACAGGATCAGTCATGATGTATCTCTGagcctctctctgtaccttgcaTCCTCCAAATGCTGCACTGTGTTTTCCCCCACAATTACAGCACTTACCCTTCACACTGCTTCCACATTCACTAAATGGATTCTCGAATTGACATATAGAATAATAAGAAATGCGCCAAGAACAGATTGCAACAATAACTTTTTAACTACTTTGCAACTATTTAGCATGTTCGCTAACCCTTTACACGCAACTCATAAACGTAATCATGTTACGTGTGCCTTTACACTTGGCACATCttttctttcctttacactgagCAGCTACATGTCCCAGTCTTTGGCATTTAAAACAGCACAGTGCATGGGCAAAATGATCTAACATTGAAACTAAGGAATCCTGTCTGTACTTTTCCCGGCAAGACTTTCTCAAACCTCAGCATCACTGAACCTCTCACTTCTTTGATCCTCTTTTCATCTGTGAACATAGATATTGGGACCCCAGTGAGGAATACCCTTAACCTAGCATAAGCACCAGGTACATGGCTTTTAAACTTCATCCCATTCAATGTTTCAATTTTCAATATCTTCCCCACAATATTAACAAATCTACCATTTCCAATGAAGCGAGCTAATTTAACTTCACCTACCTCTTTCTCTGCGGCATTACCTTCAACCAAGTTAGTCAGATAGGGTGTAAGTGAGACCCTGTGGTCTCATCAAACACAATCACCACTTTCCACTCCAACACATCACTACTCTTGTATCCTACCATGGCCCTCTTTAAGCTTTTTTTACAAGGCGATCCCCTACTTTCTGTAtcatgatctctcttcttcctAGGTCTTTTCACTTCCGAACATTCCGGCCCTTGGCCCTCATCCTCCCGTTCCATACCATCTGTACTGACACCCATATTGCTCGCATTCCAGCACAGCTGCTGCTGCTTCACCAACTTTTCCTCAATTTCCTCTGCACTACTCGCCGCCATTTCCCATGAACCTCTTACCACATTTCTGCAATAGCGAAACAAGACTCAACGATATCAAACAACTCTCACTTGTGATCAAACAATCGGTGCCATTCGTTTCTAGTCGCCTCCTTACACAGTTCAACCACAAACGTGTCAATCCCTCAATCTTCCCAGATCCCTGAAAACATTCGCTTGACTTTCCCAAGATACAAGGAACCTAATACTAAAATGACTCTTTAAAATGTAATGCACTTTCTGTATTACTAATCGGTCTTTGATTGGAGAGGATTAAAATAGAGACATATGATTGGACAAAAAAATAACCGGAAAGGACAAGGCCGCACCCACGGAATAAGAGTCAAGTCTAGATGGGATTCAGCTTTTGTCAAATGTACGtacatatttttgttgttgttgcattttaGCTAATCCTAACAATTTTCTAACTTTAACCAAATTCTCCTAACCTTCGACATTTAACAGGCTACGTAATTTCTCAtaaacctgctacgaaaagtaaATTCTAACAAATGCTGGATCCCTTCTATCCATGACCACGAACAAGAGCTACGTTCACAACTCCCCAATGTTTTTTGACAGTTTTTTGTAACACATTTCATGGAGAAGTATTCACATATATGTTCACCTCTTCCCTAAATTGATTGTGTTGAGGCGAGTTATATTGTTCTAACGATCAGGTGAGGATTACTTATTTAATGTTTTTCAAGTCAGCAGCTAGACAACTATAGCCACAGGCTAGACTACTACACGCACAAAAAACTGTCTCAGTCAGATGAATCTGGCGGCCAGTGGGAACAAGGTAGCTAACTATAGTAGCTAGCTAATAGCGAATGTTATTCTTCATGTCAAAGTATAGACCGCTCCATTGTGTTTGTAACTAGGTCCACAAGTGATACATGATACAAGTGATACATGAAATTGAACTATTTACTCACTAAATATGATATTTGCAGGGTGGAAGCATGGCTTCTCGTGGCAAATCAGAAACTGGGAAACTAAAACAAAACATGGAGGAGCAACTGGACAGATTGATGCAACAGCTCCAAGATTTGGAAGAGTGCAGGTACTCTCATCAGTCATTCCTAACTGTGAACATAATGTGGGTTGTCTGGATGTTCCACACACAGAACTAGAATTAATTCAGTGTATTCTATTTATAAGATTCCACTGAGGGATGTAGCATGGAACTTAGAACACATCTGTCTATAGTGGATGTTCcactcacagaactagaatgagtcattatattcattctatttctatgattccACAAAGTGATACAAGTAGTATTAATGGAATTTAGAGCACATCTCTGTACACCCATAGATTTTGTTCCTCCATTACCAGGGCTCTCTGTTTATTCTAGAGAAGACCTAGAAGAGGAGGAGTATGAGGAGACCAAGAAGGAAACCCTGGAGCAGTTGAATGAGTTCAATGAGTCTCTGAAGAAGATGGTGACAGGCAACATGACACTGGTGGATGAGCTTGGAGGAATGCAACTGGTAGGGACTTTGGATGACCAGATCTTAGAATTAAATAGAATATTATGAATGTAAATAATATACTTCAAGGACATCAAAGTCATTCCATGGAGGTTTGAGTGTCTGCTGTTTTTGGTTAATTCCTTTAAATGTGTGTCCAATAAAGACCTAGACAACTAGGTGATGGCAGTTCCTAAATAATCAAttatcaatcaagtacaaggaagGAGTGAAAACCCACAGACACTACCCTACaggaaatgagtttgacacccctgatctaaTGTATCTCTATGGGCCATACACTGTCATATCATAAGAGTGACATAATATTATAACGGGTAATGACAAACCATAATGTTGTCATGATGCATGACATGGGAGAACTGTCCTTTTCTTCATTAGGCAATCCAGGCTGCCATCAGCCAAGCTTTCAAGACCCCCGAGGTGATCCGAATGTTTGCCAAGAAGCAACCAGGGCAGTTGAGAACCAGATTAGCAGAGGTTGGTTGGAAGCACTGTTCATCTATGTATTTTATGTACATTATTGTTTGTACATTATTTGATACATTTAATATCAAAAGTTAAGCTTTACATTCTAAAACCGGTTCAGTTCATGGAATGCTTTGAGGGACACATATATTAGTCGTGGACTAAAAAGCATGGTCAACAGAGAATCTCTATTGAAATAGCTTTTTAATCCAGGACTAAGATTAATCTGTGACTGGGAAACCGCCCCTGAAAGTTTAGCCGAATGGTGTGAAATTCTCTGTAGATGGACCGTGATGTCATGGTGGGGAAACTTTCGAAGGATGTGTACACTCAGCAGAAGGTGGAGATCCTCACTGCCTTGAGAAAACTGGGCGAGAAGGTAAAAGGCCCGTTGTACCAGTGTGCTGTGATCCCTTCTTCATATGGCTTAAACTTGTGATGAATACTGTGAGAAAGTGGCATTGAATATTTTGATAATCTGCTATGATGGAATGGTAATTGGTATAACATGTCATGAAAACCTATAACAAAATGTAACCATCTGGAGTTCAATAAATTGTATGCTATATATGACAGTCATTAACTGTCATTTAATTTAGTGAAATACTATAACAGGGGTCTTATGACTATGGTGTGGATTAATGGTCTTTCCTCAGTTTCTCTCTTTTCATTTCTCTTTGTTCTTCCTGCAGCTTACAGTCGAAGACGAGACTTTTCTGGCTGAAAATGTGACCGCAACTCTCAGCCAATTTGAAAAAATCACTGCAGACCTCGGTGAGCTTTAACTCTACTGCACTTCTCTTTTTTTTAACGTGTTACCAGACCATGAGATCCAACCTCAACAATGTAAACTACTGTACTTAACCAGCATCTCACTTTTCAGGATCAGAAGACAAGATAATGGCTTTAGCTAGTTCTGGTGTGGAGAAAACCAAGCTATAGAGGGTAATCAGGTGTTGTCCAATGTCTATGTTGTTGTTTAACATCAAGTGTTTCCACCCAATAACAGTGTCATAATATTGATCATGTAAATCAATCATGCACTTAGATCGTACTTGCTTTTAAAGAGTGAAGTTCAACTTTTGtacactttttttttctttttctgatGATTGTAAAACTTGGTATGCATTTGGtactagagtagagtagtctattTATAATTTGAACAGTCCATCCATCGGTCATCCTTTTTGTTAAGTGTGGCTCAGACATTTTGAAGGCTTTAAATTCAGTCCTCATGGCTAAATCATTTTGTTTTAGCTCTTGGATTGAATTATTTTTCCTGCATAACTGTTCatgtcaaaataaataaattaatcatTGCAGTGTTAAATATGCAACGCTGGGCTTAAATGTGATTGCATAACACACCAACTTGACCCAGCTCTGATTCTTAATTGAGAGGAGCCCGAAAATGTCAATCTAAAGTCAGTTTACAGTGTATATGCATCATTTTGGATGTGTAGTATGTTTCATGTCGGACTACAAAATACTTTATAAAAATGTAGTCATAAGTGGTATAAGTTTCTCCATGATGTTTGAGAAATGTAACTTTATATTAGGAATACAATCTTCTGTCTCATTAAATATAGTAGTGTTGTGGTTAAAACACATTGCCATCATTCTATACACTAGTTCTGTTCTTTCAGCACCAGGGGGCACCATGATCAAACATTCCTATTTATAAGCAACACCAGTGCTCTGACTCACCTGACAGTCTTATAACTGAGTTGATTTGATCTAGCAAAGCCAGTGGGGGAGGCTTGCCTTGCTCGAATGGACCGGTAATCTGCGCCGCATGGTCATATTGTCAAGAATGGAGCATGGTGTATTTTATTTTCCATGAAATGTAAGTTAGAATTGAAAAAAAGTATAATTGGGAAGGCAGAAAGCATTTATATCAAAAGTAATCACTTTTGCATTtagaatcctactcattactccacATGGCTGAAGCGGCCGTcagtttcacagagttcaaaatTAGCCAGGCTGCATCCTTTTCCATGTGTACTTGCACACTTCCTCTTATGTAGAACCATTGTAATGGTGTAATCATTGGCTAGAGAATGTTTCCACCATGCGGCGGTGTGCAAGTGCACACTTTAGTAAAAAGGCAAGGGCAGATACAGCAGACCTCAAGTACAGAGAATGACACCAGTCTTAAGTGTGAACTCatatagaacagaacataatcCAGACACATTTGTACTCTCTCATCCTTTATTTTGTTCACGAGCAAGCATCAACTTCACTACAATTTGCCTTTCAATTGGTAGAAAAGTGAGAGCAGCCCCAACAAGCACAAAAGGAAGCGTTCAACAGTTCTGAAAACATTGTCACCTTCCATTTTTGAGCAAAGATAAAAAATAAACCAAAAATGTTTGAGTGGTGTGGACTTGTGAGAACAGACAATCCGAGAATCAGTAGTATACATGTCCCCTCTCCCAATCAAATCTCACAGTTCCACATGTAATATACAGAAAATTGTTGTTTTCATTAGAAGTGATTCATGCAACGTAAACACCCGTTGAATCCCAAAGCTCATGTCTGCTGGAAGGACAGCGACATTCATTCAATTCAATGGAAAGGAAAATGTCCAAGGGGCTGATCAAAAGTATCACAGAACTTGACTTGAGGCCCAAGCTCCACTGACTGGCACAAACAGTTGTAAACTCTGGCCCCTTGGAATGGTGGCTGTTCAGTAGTATgtttgatttgtacttttcaataaataaagaaaatgttTAAAAAGGGAGATGAGAATGTTAAATTGACAATGGACTGTGACAAAATGAGCGTGAGAAATTTGGAGAGAATAAGATTATACTCTTGTTCTGGTGAATTTCATGCTGCCCTCAACAACTTTGTCTGCAAATCAGGCAATAATACACTGTTCAAAATTACCGTTCACTATACACAAATAGGTAACTTTATACCCACATATGCTGCCTAGAGCATTTTAATATTGTACATATTTTTAGAAGTGGATTTCCTCAATATGATGATTCAGTACAATATCTATAGAAGATACAATATGGTCCTACTTTCGCTACACATAAACATAGACACATGACACCTATGTAAAACATTAACTTTTAATAAAACTAGCAGTGGACTATTATTACTACAAAATTAAATCACTTCCCCCAGCTCTGTAAGAAATCTAGCATTAAATAGTTACAAAATAAAAGTTGCCACAACTAAAAGAGCGTGGATGAGTGTTTTGTTAGTTGTGTTAATGCGCTGTGATCGGCAAAAGGCACTCCCAACTTGGGCCAGCTCGAACCTGACCCCCTTATTGGGCCCTAGTCATTTTGAAGGGGAGACTGTTCACCACATTTCGACAGTTGACCAAAAATAATAAATACTTTGGGCCCAACAGAAATGTGATTGAGCGACTCCAGACATATGGTTTTGCTCAAACCCTCAAAAAAGTTACTTGGAACGGTCTCCAAAAAATTACTTTATATGAAACTTGCAAAGCATAAAATGGTACACTTGTGTTACTTGAGCCATGATGTATTTGGCCTCTAAAAATAGATTAACATGCAAAGTATAAGACTTCCTTTATAAACCTTTCCAACAGTTTTCCAACTTTGTCATGCCTCACCTTTACTCACTTTACTTTTAAGTTTGACTAAAATTCCCAAAGTCATGCCATAAAACATACTTATGAAAGTTTTGCAGAATGTACATAAATCATTTGGATTCCTAAAACGCTGGAATAGCGTTAACCTGTTTGAGGGTTACAAATCCTTTACCACATGGATTTTTTGAAGGTATTGAGATGAATAAGCAGTGATTTTTGAGAGGAAATATAGGAGGTTAACATCTGTCATCTTTTCAATTAATTGTATAAGTTTTATACTAATACCAGAGGGAAAACAAGTTTACCAAATGTAAACAAATATCTTAGAACAACTCTACAGTACAGTTCCATGTACAATAAAATCTAGTGGTCTACTGCAAAAAAACATTTCATTTTAAAGATTGAAATGAGGACAAAAAAGACTACATTTTAAAGAGATCTCATATCACAACAATGTGTCAGCAGTCACGTATTTATTCGTATTTGTTATGACTTAGGTTTCAATATCCTTCAAATAAGTAAAACAACTGCAGTGAGACTACGCTCAACTGTAATGAGAACTGTTTAAAAATGCATCTAATATATTATTTCAGGTTAAATAGCCATGCCATTAAAAAAATCctttaaaaatatgtttttttgcaCTGAAGCAGACAAAATGTTCTCGCATTTCATTTCTCTTCCAAAGAACGACAGCAGCCGTGCTATTGAATTTGAGCCCTCCTAAAGCTAGACGAACCATACGCCTCAGGTCCGTCTGTATGCTGAGATTCGTTTGTATTTTTGTTCTGATATTTTTGATGCAACGGCAGGACTGGAATATGGAAGGGCTTTTTAAAGCTGCAGATGGAGTGTAATTCTCTGCTGGTCCTAATGTGCTAACAGAAATATTAAtatctacactcattgtgaattgATAGCGGAACTGCAGAAGCTGGCTGTTTTCTTAGAACCATAAGCTACATCAGACTGTGGTTTACTGAACGTGGTCATCTTGACCTCAAATTACCTTCTGTACAATAACAGACGAGAATGGGAATGAAATACATTGTCGTCTTGAGTACAGCATTGCCACCTGTGCAAGTCAAGCAAAGAAATAATcataatttggtgggtgcttatatttgtcctatttcacacgtgaattggaaatgtgttttttgcatatcccaactctccctgagacaccgTCAGAGAGTGGGGTCTCAGCCATGGTCTGACATTATCAACagcgaccctggagcaattaagATTatgtgtcttgctcaagggcacattgacagatttataaacttgtcggctcggggattcgaactagctacctttcagttactggcccaatgctctaaccgctaggctacctcccGCCCTTATGTATATAGCATGTGAGGAGTGTGGCATGTGAGGAGCCGAAAGCAAAACCAACCAGTCCTGTCCCCACTAAGCAAAGAAATAACTACCTCCTTGCAAATGAAAAGACAAAATGAGCAACACTTTGCCATAGAAACCTTTGTGTACAGTTCTGGTTGTGGGTTGCTCTTCTTGAAGCGGACATTTTGTACAAGTATGACGGAAGAGCTTTGCCAAAAAATGTGCAACATG includes these proteins:
- the lzic gene encoding protein LZIC isoform X1, which codes for MNLAASGNKGGSMASRGKSETGKLKQNMEEQLDRLMQQLQDLEECREDLEEEEYEETKKETLEQLNEFNESLKKMVTGNMTLVDELGGMQLAIQAAISQAFKTPEVIRMFAKKQPGQLRTRLAEMDRDVMVGKLSKDVYTQQKVEILTALRKLGEKLTVEDETFLAENVTATLSQFEKITADLGSEDKIMALASSGVEKTKL
- the lzic gene encoding protein LZIC isoform X2, which translates into the protein MASRGKSETGKLKQNMEEQLDRLMQQLQDLEECREDLEEEEYEETKKETLEQLNEFNESLKKMVTGNMTLVDELGGMQLAIQAAISQAFKTPEVIRMFAKKQPGQLRTRLAEMDRDVMVGKLSKDVYTQQKVEILTALRKLGEKLTVEDETFLAENVTATLSQFEKITADLGSEDKIMALASSGVEKTKL